A single genomic interval of Solimonas sp. K1W22B-7 harbors:
- a CDS encoding nuclear transport factor 2 family protein — translation MTETEALLAIEEIRNVFARRLRYMDLKQWDLYGSVHTEDAWSETYGDLPQALQPQSGGVHNKVVGPRALAEAIRHFMEHRTPITSAHHAHTPEIELTSDTTATGIWPMEDHLWWQDGEREESLHGYGHYTEHYRKVDGRWLICYRKLTRLRVDRTPGFYDRLM, via the coding sequence ATGACCGAGACCGAAGCCCTGCTGGCCATCGAGGAGATCAGGAACGTCTTCGCCCGGCGCCTGCGCTACATGGACCTCAAGCAATGGGACCTGTACGGCAGCGTGCACACCGAGGATGCCTGGTCGGAAACCTACGGCGACCTGCCGCAGGCCTTGCAGCCGCAGTCCGGCGGTGTGCACAACAAGGTGGTCGGCCCCAGGGCGCTGGCGGAGGCGATCCGGCATTTCATGGAACATCGCACGCCGATCACCTCCGCGCATCACGCGCACACGCCGGAGATCGAGCTCACCTCCGACACCACCGCCACCGGCATCTGGCCGATGGAGGATCACCTGTGGTGGCAGGACGGCGAGCGCGAGGAATCGCTGCACGGCTACGGCCACTACACCGAGCACTACCGCAAGGTCGATGGCCGCTGGCTGATCTGCTACCGCAAGCTCACGCGGCTGCGCGTGGACCGCACGCCGGGGTTCTACGACCGGCTGATGTGA
- a CDS encoding glutathione S-transferase family protein, whose amino-acid sequence MTITITAFERSPDGGKGLARDTRVRWALEEVGQAYEVRLVSFRAMKEPAHLGLHPFGQIPTYEEGDLVLFETGAIVFHIAERHAGLLPDDANARARAITWMFAALNTVEPPILDLATARVLEGDKPWTRERLPLVEGRIRNRLGQLSARLGNAGWLDAAFSAGDLMMVSVLLRLKPSGILGEFSKLAAYVARGEARPAYQRAFAAQLAINAGKPSAG is encoded by the coding sequence ATGACCATCACCATTACCGCCTTTGAACGGTCGCCCGATGGCGGCAAGGGGCTGGCGCGCGATACGCGCGTTCGCTGGGCGCTTGAAGAAGTGGGCCAGGCCTACGAGGTTCGCCTGGTTTCGTTCCGTGCGATGAAGGAACCCGCGCATCTGGGCCTTCATCCTTTCGGCCAGATTCCAACCTACGAGGAAGGCGATCTCGTCCTGTTCGAGACCGGTGCGATCGTCTTCCATATCGCCGAGCGCCACGCGGGCCTGCTGCCGGACGATGCCAATGCCCGCGCGCGTGCGATCACCTGGATGTTTGCCGCGCTCAATACCGTGGAGCCGCCGATCCTTGACCTTGCAACCGCCAGGGTCCTGGAGGGCGACAAGCCCTGGACCCGGGAGCGCCTGCCCCTGGTCGAGGGTCGCATCCGCAATCGGCTGGGCCAACTGTCTGCCCGCCTGGGCAATGCCGGCTGGCTCGATGCCGCGTTCAGCGCGGGCGACCTGATGATGGTGTCGGTGCTGCTCAGGCTGAAACCATCGGGCATCCTCGGCGAATTTTCCAAGCTGGCGGCCTACGTCGCCCGCGGCGAAGCGCGGCCCGCATACCAGCGGGCTTTCGCCGCCCAGTTGGCGATCAACGCCGGCAAGCCATCCGCCGGCTGA
- a CDS encoding DMT family transporter, whose product MDSSPSQPQAAGGQPATHSLRGVLLFMLGVFLFACMDSSTKYLVSHYDVPLVVAIRYIGNFLLMVILLTPSHGKALVRTQRRGLVLARGACLATASLLLGLALQRMPVAETTAIVFLSPLLVVLLAGPVLGERVGMIGWVAAVAGFGGILLIAHPGGGLDPLGTVLALCAVAVTAAYQLLSRILASTEGPVPMLFYTALVGSLVFGAYLPWSWGGEPPTPLQALLFLGTGAMGGLGHYLFTAAHRHTPASVLAPMMYAQLVWAALLGWLVFGHVPEAMSILGMGIVAASGVLVALKSRKAQQAMSEPVE is encoded by the coding sequence ATGGACAGCTCACCGAGTCAACCCCAAGCCGCAGGCGGGCAGCCGGCGACGCACTCGCTGCGCGGCGTGCTGCTGTTCATGCTGGGCGTGTTCCTGTTCGCCTGCATGGACAGCAGCACGAAGTACCTGGTGTCCCACTACGACGTCCCGCTGGTGGTGGCGATCCGCTACATCGGCAATTTCCTGCTGATGGTGATCCTGCTCACGCCCAGCCACGGCAAGGCACTGGTACGGACGCAGCGCCGCGGCCTGGTCCTGGCCCGCGGCGCCTGCCTGGCGACGGCGTCGCTGCTGCTGGGCCTGGCGCTGCAGCGCATGCCCGTGGCCGAGACCACGGCCATCGTGTTCCTGTCGCCGCTGCTGGTGGTGCTGCTGGCGGGCCCCGTCCTGGGCGAACGCGTCGGCATGATCGGCTGGGTCGCCGCCGTTGCCGGCTTTGGCGGCATCCTGCTGATTGCGCACCCCGGCGGCGGGCTGGATCCGCTGGGAACGGTGCTGGCACTGTGCGCGGTCGCGGTGACGGCGGCCTACCAGTTGCTGTCACGCATCCTGGCGAGCACCGAAGGCCCCGTGCCGATGCTGTTCTACACCGCGCTGGTGGGCAGCCTGGTCTTCGGCGCGTACCTGCCCTGGTCCTGGGGCGGCGAGCCGCCGACCCCGCTGCAGGCCCTGCTGTTCCTGGGCACCGGCGCCATGGGCGGACTGGGGCATTACCTGTTCACGGCTGCGCACCGCCATACGCCGGCGTCCGTGCTGGCCCCGATGATGTATGCGCAGCTGGTCTGGGCGGCGCTGCTGGGCTGGCTGGTGTTCGGGCACGTACCGGAAGCCATGAGCATCCTCGGCATGGGCATCGTCGCCGCCTCCGGCGTGCTGGTGGCGCTGAAGTCGCGCAAGGCGCAGCAGGCCATGTCGGAGCCGGTCGAGTAA
- a CDS encoding GFA family protein — MSNRHSGSCLCGAVRFEVEGDFQRFYLCHCEYCRKDSGSAHAANLFSSTARLSWISGEGQVRQFTLPSTRHSRSFCSTCGSALPGTQMDGALLVVPAGSLDGEVRIRPDAHLFISSKAGWDEALETIPKMEKFPV; from the coding sequence ATGAGCAACAGACATTCCGGTTCCTGCCTCTGCGGCGCGGTCCGCTTCGAAGTGGAAGGGGACTTCCAGCGCTTCTATCTCTGCCATTGCGAATACTGCCGCAAGGACAGCGGATCGGCCCATGCCGCCAACCTGTTCTCCTCGACGGCACGCCTCAGCTGGATTTCCGGCGAGGGCCAGGTCCGGCAGTTCACCCTGCCCTCGACCCGGCACAGCCGCAGCTTCTGCTCGACCTGCGGCTCGGCGCTGCCGGGCACGCAGATGGACGGCGCCCTGCTGGTGGTTCCAGCGGGCAGCCTGGACGGCGAAGTGCGCATCCGGCCCGACGCTCACCTCTTCATTTCCAGCAAAGCCGGGTGGGACGAGGCGCTGGAGACGATTCCGAAGATGGAGAAGTTTCCCGTCTGA
- a CDS encoding LVIVD repeat-containing protein — translation MHRILSATAVALSFVVAACGNSSVPVGTGAAPSATPRAVCGPGSRPETDLQGRVTGEDYDSGRAAAGFSCNTELVGQHSKTDAAVSVAGFKVERYVDAAGHECAYYDSTRLFPESVLAGELGVNVLDMSNPAEPVRTARLLTPAMLSPHESLVLSKERGLLAAVLGNIVFGPGVVDLYDLTADCRNPVLKSSLPVGVLGHESGMAPDGRTFYSASNAAPTLTAVDISNPVLPLPLAITPIYSHGLSISADGNRAYVAGGSTTPEDFIGGGQDYPALIILDVSEVQARKPFPKIREISRLKWDNITIPQNAIPITIKGHPYLVEVDEFATNGKSKLPAGNGIRVGAARIIDIGDETKPKVISDLRLEVHQPENRPVVADDPGARQFVGGYAGHYCNVPTRVDPKIVACSMLLSGLRVFDIRDPYHPREVAYFNAPVSTRPGSVNSAVSSPSFVPERKEIWYTDLTTGFYAVRVTNGAWPD, via the coding sequence ATGCATCGCATCCTGTCGGCCACGGCGGTGGCCTTGTCTTTCGTCGTCGCGGCCTGCGGCAACTCCAGCGTTCCGGTCGGCACCGGGGCCGCGCCGTCGGCGACGCCCAGGGCCGTGTGCGGGCCGGGATCGCGGCCGGAAACGGACCTGCAGGGGCGGGTGACGGGCGAGGACTACGACAGCGGGCGCGCCGCCGCCGGCTTCAGCTGCAATACCGAACTGGTCGGGCAGCACAGCAAGACCGACGCGGCCGTTTCGGTGGCGGGCTTCAAGGTGGAGCGCTATGTCGACGCTGCCGGACATGAGTGCGCCTACTACGACAGCACGCGCCTGTTCCCGGAAAGCGTCCTCGCGGGCGAGCTGGGCGTGAACGTGCTCGACATGTCCAATCCCGCCGAGCCGGTGAGGACCGCGCGGCTGCTCACGCCGGCAATGCTGTCGCCGCACGAGTCGCTGGTGCTGAGCAAGGAGCGCGGCCTGCTGGCGGCGGTGCTGGGCAACATCGTGTTCGGGCCCGGTGTGGTCGACCTCTACGACCTGACTGCCGATTGCCGGAACCCTGTGCTCAAGTCGTCGCTGCCGGTCGGGGTCCTCGGCCACGAAAGCGGCATGGCGCCGGACGGCCGCACCTTCTACTCGGCGTCGAATGCCGCGCCGACGCTGACCGCCGTCGATATCTCCAATCCGGTGCTGCCCCTGCCGCTGGCCATCACCCCGATCTATTCGCACGGCCTGTCGATCAGTGCCGACGGCAACCGCGCCTACGTCGCCGGCGGCAGTACCACGCCCGAGGACTTCATCGGCGGCGGCCAGGACTACCCGGCGCTGATCATCCTCGACGTCTCCGAGGTGCAGGCGCGCAAGCCCTTCCCGAAGATCCGCGAGATCTCGCGCCTGAAGTGGGACAACATCACCATTCCACAGAACGCGATTCCCATCACCATCAAGGGCCACCCCTACCTGGTGGAGGTCGACGAGTTCGCCACCAACGGCAAGAGCAAGCTGCCCGCCGGCAACGGCATCCGTGTCGGTGCGGCGCGCATCATCGACATCGGCGACGAGACGAAACCCAAGGTCATCTCCGACCTGCGCCTGGAGGTGCACCAGCCCGAGAACCGTCCCGTCGTGGCGGACGACCCCGGTGCGCGGCAGTTCGTCGGCGGCTACGCCGGCCACTACTGCAACGTGCCGACGCGCGTCGATCCCAAGATCGTCGCCTGCAGCATGCTCCTCTCGGGACTGCGCGTGTTCGACATCCGCGATCCCTACCACCCGCGCGAAGTGGCCTATTTCAATGCGCCGGTCTCGACGCGACCGGGCTCGGTCAACTCGGCAGTGTCCAGCCCGTCGTTCGTACCGGAGCGCAAGGAGATCTGGTACACCGACCTGACCACCGGCTTCTACGCGGTGCGCGTGACCAACGGCGCCTGGCCGGACTGA
- a CDS encoding alkaline phosphatase D family protein produces the protein MPPFTRRAFVIASGATLVSLLSGCGRSDDDSGGDGGSLDAADFTHGVASGDPLPDAVMLWTRALPAAAGATRARLRYIVARDPALTQVLSRGFVSSTAERDWTVKLDLRDLAPDTAYYYCFESASGRSPVGRTRTTPDGAVTRLRLAFVTCSSYITGYFHAYRRVAERSDLHAVIHLGDYIYENGTQDRVRPHEPAHELLDLADYRQRYAQYRGDEDLLELHRQHPVIWIWDDHEVANDAWKEGAGAHDEAAEGAYTARRAAAMQAAFEWMPIRAPDAGDPSRVWRGFRFGDLADLSLIDARHFGRDEPLEPNSLFGDAVPVFTQSGDFADASRQILGPAQEAWLAQRLATGSARWQLIGNQVYFSPLKLLGAPRALGGGGLYLSNDKWDGYDPARSRVIDMIRARSQGNVVILTGDAHEAYAFEVTDDPNGPGYQPLSGAGAVAVEFVATSVTSRGDLPAGNGPTALFAQLSANAEQLLRLTNPHLKYYENTLNGYLLLDLTPERLQAEFWIVPRVTERNDEQSLNQAFSVASGSNRLAAVADASQPIANGPAAAP, from the coding sequence ATGCCGCCGTTCACGCGCCGCGCCTTCGTCATCGCGTCCGGCGCGACCCTGGTCAGCCTCCTCTCCGGCTGCGGTCGCAGCGACGACGACAGCGGCGGCGATGGCGGCAGTCTCGACGCCGCGGACTTCACCCATGGCGTCGCCAGCGGCGACCCGCTGCCCGACGCGGTCATGCTGTGGACCCGTGCGCTGCCCGCGGCGGCCGGCGCCACGCGCGCGCGCCTGCGCTACATCGTCGCGCGCGACCCGGCGCTGACCCAGGTCCTCAGCCGCGGCTTCGTCAGCAGCACGGCCGAGCGCGACTGGACCGTCAAGCTCGACCTGCGCGACCTGGCCCCCGACACCGCCTACTACTACTGCTTCGAGTCCGCCAGCGGCCGCTCTCCGGTCGGGCGCACGCGCACCACGCCGGACGGCGCCGTCACGCGCCTGCGGCTCGCCTTCGTCACCTGCTCCAGCTACATCACCGGCTACTTCCACGCCTATCGCCGCGTGGCCGAGCGCAGCGACCTGCACGCCGTCATCCACCTGGGCGACTACATCTACGAGAACGGCACGCAGGACCGGGTGCGCCCGCACGAGCCGGCGCACGAGTTGCTGGACCTGGCCGACTACCGCCAGCGCTACGCCCAGTACCGCGGCGACGAGGACCTGCTGGAACTGCACCGGCAGCATCCCGTCATCTGGATCTGGGACGACCACGAGGTCGCCAACGATGCCTGGAAGGAGGGCGCCGGCGCGCACGATGAAGCCGCGGAAGGCGCCTACACCGCGCGCCGCGCCGCCGCCATGCAGGCCGCCTTCGAGTGGATGCCGATCCGTGCGCCCGACGCGGGCGATCCCTCGCGGGTCTGGCGCGGTTTCCGTTTCGGCGACCTGGCCGACCTCAGCCTGATCGACGCGCGCCATTTCGGCCGTGACGAACCGCTGGAACCCAACAGCCTGTTCGGCGACGCCGTGCCGGTCTTCACCCAGAGCGGCGACTTCGCCGATGCCTCAAGGCAGATTCTCGGCCCGGCACAGGAGGCCTGGCTGGCGCAGCGGCTCGCCACCGGCAGCGCGCGCTGGCAGTTGATTGGCAACCAGGTCTACTTCTCCCCGCTGAAACTGCTCGGCGCGCCCCGTGCCCTGGGCGGCGGCGGGCTTTACCTGTCCAACGACAAGTGGGACGGCTACGACCCGGCGCGTTCGCGCGTCATCGACATGATCCGCGCCCGCAGCCAGGGCAACGTCGTTATCCTCACCGGCGACGCGCACGAGGCCTACGCCTTCGAGGTCACCGACGACCCCAACGGCCCCGGCTACCAGCCGCTGAGCGGCGCAGGCGCCGTGGCGGTCGAGTTCGTCGCCACCTCCGTCACCTCGCGCGGCGACCTGCCCGCCGGCAACGGCCCCACCGCACTGTTCGCCCAGCTCTCGGCCAACGCCGAGCAGCTGCTGCGGCTGACCAATCCGCACCTCAAGTACTACGAGAACACGCTCAACGGCTACCTGCTGCTCGATCTCACGCCGGAGCGCCTGCAAGCCGAGTTCTGGATCGTGCCGCGAGTCACCGAGCGCAACGACGAGCAGTCGCTGAACCAGGCCTTCAGCGTGGCGAGCGGCAGCAACCGGCTGGCTGCCGTCGCGGACGCATCACAGCCCATCGCGAATGGACCGGCCGCGGCACCCTGA
- a CDS encoding tetratricopeptide repeat protein, producing the protein MKLDVVEAEESKGKDKKSLLEAIQKKLEVFRSIALSILFIIGAIAVAAVVIHELSTDAMLVEVGQLPKAVSEQGASPETIELEIVSRIKGFQVSAHSQKPFTLDLAYILQSENKLRVLPELPASTQRLLIQHTRPIPDLVTSRLDSTIREALSYAAYLLKRETNRLSVSITAPGEGELFARVHIVRDDLDVTTSITATSANNLLEKVSFWVANQLLPQEMVLFQFQLDRATTDPSFDATTARIEELSSLNSQGGNKPFYLTILGDIAFQKSSYAEAEAYYRAALGSRPMFKDLVTYRLSQVLLAQGRNFQAVESLGVNAKNGSSAESVDHLARLSSIYLQVQSELGKHEISDVCLSQGKCVDEKSMYQLLESASAVSAVAANALGALKYVDGDVEDAQALFGRAMELDPSYSSALNNMGVIKMQEGKSADALVLFQNAASSNPDSGVAQLNLGNSLERFGRFSEAADHFSRAVRLNRDNLVCHTCWALSLINAGRIDQAVAAIQSGRRQDPQNVSLFLLSGQISSRLGCFQDAVDALEAAAHDSDGRVNRSMVHRDMGRAFLRLGDPDRARSEFSMQAQLLRFRSGGTNELERIIAGVYTRGHARTSGIVDLFEEAADEARKESDVTAEDISGEYVDLADAFLWRKEPVSAVNLARKAIELDSRQWNAHFALGRGYSALGRESLARAEFRMAHTLGGHDDVALLQAWSQSLERSGLPGKAEELKTEFKLHPRTCQK; encoded by the coding sequence GTGAAGCTTGACGTGGTCGAAGCTGAGGAGAGCAAAGGCAAAGACAAAAAAAGCCTTCTGGAAGCCATTCAGAAGAAGCTGGAGGTTTTTCGCTCCATCGCTTTGAGCATCTTGTTCATCATCGGCGCCATTGCCGTCGCAGCGGTAGTGATCCATGAACTATCGACAGATGCCATGCTGGTCGAGGTGGGACAGCTCCCAAAGGCCGTATCGGAGCAGGGGGCATCGCCGGAAACCATTGAATTGGAGATTGTGTCCCGTATAAAGGGATTTCAGGTTTCAGCTCATTCACAGAAGCCGTTCACTCTCGATCTGGCGTACATACTTCAGTCCGAGAATAAGCTGAGGGTTTTGCCCGAGCTTCCCGCATCGACGCAACGGTTGCTGATACAGCACACACGCCCCATTCCTGACCTGGTGACGTCACGGCTGGATTCGACCATTCGTGAGGCCCTTTCGTACGCGGCTTACCTTTTAAAGAGAGAAACCAATCGCCTGAGCGTCAGTATCACCGCGCCGGGGGAGGGGGAATTATTTGCCAGGGTCCATATAGTAAGGGACGATCTCGACGTCACCACATCCATAACGGCGACTTCGGCCAACAATCTGCTCGAAAAAGTATCGTTCTGGGTGGCGAATCAGCTGCTTCCGCAGGAGATGGTTCTCTTCCAGTTTCAGCTGGACAGAGCAACGACAGACCCCAGCTTCGACGCCACAACGGCGAGAATCGAAGAGCTCTCGTCCTTGAACTCACAAGGCGGCAACAAGCCATTCTATTTGACAATTCTTGGTGATATTGCATTCCAGAAGTCGTCCTACGCCGAAGCAGAGGCCTATTACCGTGCCGCACTTGGGAGTCGGCCGATGTTCAAGGATTTGGTGACGTATCGCCTTTCGCAAGTGCTTCTGGCCCAAGGCAGAAACTTTCAAGCGGTGGAATCACTGGGCGTAAACGCAAAAAATGGATCATCCGCTGAATCTGTAGATCATCTGGCGCGCTTGTCTTCCATATATCTTCAAGTCCAATCGGAACTCGGCAAGCATGAGATTTCGGACGTGTGTCTTTCGCAGGGAAAATGCGTCGATGAAAAATCCATGTATCAGTTGCTAGAAAGCGCGTCAGCTGTATCGGCTGTGGCTGCCAATGCGTTGGGGGCCTTGAAGTATGTCGATGGAGATGTAGAGGACGCCCAGGCGCTTTTTGGGCGCGCGATGGAGTTGGACCCGAGCTATTCATCGGCCCTGAATAACATGGGTGTGATAAAGATGCAGGAAGGGAAGTCAGCAGATGCTTTGGTGTTGTTCCAGAATGCAGCTTCGTCAAATCCAGATTCAGGAGTGGCGCAGTTGAATCTCGGAAATTCACTGGAGCGCTTTGGAAGATTCTCTGAAGCCGCAGACCATTTCTCGCGTGCCGTTCGCTTGAATCGGGACAACCTAGTCTGCCATACCTGCTGGGCGCTATCGCTAATCAACGCGGGTCGTATCGATCAAGCCGTTGCGGCTATACAAAGTGGCAGAAGACAGGACCCACAGAATGTTTCCCTGTTCCTGCTGTCCGGACAGATTTCCTCGAGGCTCGGATGCTTCCAGGATGCTGTTGATGCGCTGGAAGCCGCGGCCCATGACTCGGATGGCAGAGTGAATCGCTCGATGGTCCATAGAGACATGGGGCGTGCATTCCTCCGCTTGGGAGATCCAGATCGAGCGCGTAGTGAATTTTCCATGCAGGCGCAGTTGCTCCGATTCAGAAGTGGCGGCACGAATGAGCTGGAGCGGATCATTGCCGGCGTTTACACCAGGGGGCATGCGCGCACTTCCGGTATTGTCGATCTCTTCGAGGAAGCCGCTGACGAGGCGCGGAAGGAATCGGATGTAACAGCCGAAGATATCTCAGGGGAGTACGTGGATCTCGCTGACGCTTTTCTGTGGAGAAAGGAGCCGGTATCTGCTGTCAATCTTGCACGCAAGGCGATTGAGTTGGATTCGAGGCAGTGGAATGCTCATTTCGCGCTGGGCAGGGGGTACTCCGCGCTCGGGAGGGAATCACTGGCCCGAGCTGAGTTCCGAATGGCCCATACATTGGGAGGCCATGACGACGTTGCACTGCTCCAAGCATGGAGCCAGAGTCTGGAGCGAAGCGGCCTCCCGGGGAAAGCTGAAGAACTAAAGACTGAGTTCAAGCTTCATCCGCGTACATGTCAGAAGTGA